The following proteins come from a genomic window of Sorghum bicolor cultivar BTx623 chromosome 3, Sorghum_bicolor_NCBIv3, whole genome shotgun sequence:
- the LOC8085059 gene encoding uncharacterized protein LOC8085059 gives MADWGPVVVAVVLFVLLSPGLLLQLPAKGGRFVEFGNFQTSGASIFVHAILFFALAAIFLIAIGVHITTDP, from the coding sequence ATGGCGGACTGGGGGcccgtggtggtggcggtggtgctGTTCGTGCTGCTGTCGCCGGGCCTGCTGCTGCAGCTGCCGGCCAAGGGCGGCCGCTTCGTGGAGTTCGGCAACTTCCAGACCAGCGGCGCCTCCATCTTCGTCCACGCCATCCTCTTCTTCGCGCTCGCCGCCATCTTCCTCATCGCCATCGGGGTGCACATCACCACAGACCCTTAA
- the LOC8085060 gene encoding uncharacterized protein LOC8085060, which yields MPCHPTPAAARFGGVTSRRHAELLLHSGVDGVSVKDLRLRRVVPPAADSLDTSPECAVPVKPGSGESTPPEAVSSAAAAAAAAAAAGDLDRKLVPPRSKLVRDPRSFGYRRLLPFLNEMTKNDSSIGKEVLPQDTAVSHPKDGLGGSDSRLADGSVGVSHCEPEAMDSVEPVVVNTGGDADVKDACNNVAEEIKIVPHDLTNKPLLARCTRSRFVHHPSSFSYKRMLPFLMENEISAQESDRVKIRKIAEERQPASNENDASASGQQSLAISDDSSVECNGAQAETMEEEKPPKADENHVLDDRQLQSPVIEASPPECSAVEMQNVTQNEALASSQAPLTSFEGELTSDGDNVQAVGQHQLVVPEESPEECKRDEVKRSIHDEAVKSDGGYALDSREFQPAASEVSSENSMAEVQGAAQEEPLPLDGVEENSDKGDYVTKEQAQLCATNESLAAQLQDNAEFAEVPQCQNLDSGCHDVGFGSPTKRVIPLLHRHCAQQPQDSVVSLDDQLLDDDIQMVCRPSDPCAVDRSLSVEEMSGCISFTESPSSKAGRSWPSGAHSMGKRALSPKKLSPKKGILKRSTRGCKGICMCLDCCSFRLHADRAFEFSRKQMKEADDIIGNLLKEVSSLRSLLEKPAGQRESTQAACRQASRVEEVARNRCHQMFVDLNSHCRIPGPRVRFTEYVEEKKASSSPRRSNRR from the exons ATGCCGTGCCATCCAACCCCTGCCGCCGCGCGCTTCGGCGGCGTCACATCCCGCCGCCACGCGGAGCTGCTCCTCCACAGCGGCGTCGACGGCGTCTCTGTCAAggacctccgcctccgccgcgtcGTCCCGCCCGCCGCCGATTCCCTCGACACCTCCCCCGAGTGCGCCGTACCCGTGAAGCCCGGATCTGGCGAGAGCACGCCTCCGGAGGCCGTGtcgtctgctgctgctgctgcggctgcggcggcggcggccggggaCCTTGACCGCAAGTTG GTGCCCCCGCGGTCCAAGCTCGTCCGCGACCCGCGCTCGTTTGGGTACCGGCGCCTGCTGCCTTTCCTGAACGAGATGACGAAGAACG aTAGCTCAATCGGCAAGGAGGTGCTCCCGCAAGACACGGCTGTGTCGCACCCAAAGGATGGGCTCGGCGGATCTGATTCTCGGTTGGCTGATGGATCTGTAGGCGTTAGCCACTGCGAACCTGAAGCCATGGATTCCGTGGAGCCGGTGGTGGTGAACACCGGAGGAGACGCCGATGTGAAGGATGCCTGCAACAATGTCGCGGAAGAGATCAAGATTGTCCCTCATGACCTAACCAACAAGCCG TTGCTTGCCCGATGCACAAGGTCGAGGTTTGTTCATCATCCAAGCTCGTTCAGCTACAAGAGGATGCTGCCATTTCTCATGGAGAATG AAATCTCTGCTCAGGAAAGTGACAGGGTCAAAATTCGAAAAATTGCAGAGGAAAGGCAGCCAGCATCAAATGAGAATGATGCCTCAGCCAGTGGGCAGCAGTCTCTTGCTATCTCTGACGACTCTTCTGTGGAATGCAATGGAGCTCAAGCTGAAACAATGGAAGAAGAAAAGCCACCAAAAGCAGATGAGAATCATGTTCTTGATGACAGACAGCTTCAGTCTCCTGTTATAGAAGCATCTCCTCCTGAATGCAGTGCAGTTGAAATGCAAAATGTCACGCAAAATGAAGCTTTAGCTTCAAGTCAAGCCCCCCTAACTTCTTTTGAGGGTGAATTAACATCAGATGGGGACAATGTCCAGGCCGTTGGACAACATCAGCTTGTTGTACCAGAAGAGTCTCCAGAGGAATGCAAAAGAGATGAAGTCAAAAGAAGCATTCACGATGAAGCAGTAAAATCAGACGGGGGCTATGCTCTGGATAGCAGAGAATTTCAGCCTGCTGCATCAGAAGTCTCTTCAGAAAACAGCATGGCTGAAGTGCAAGGGGCTGCACAAGAAGAACCGTTACCCTTAGATGGAGTTGAGGAAAATTCAGACAAGGGTGACTATGTTACCAAAGAGCAGGCTCAGCTCTGTGCCACAAATGAATCCTTGGCTGCACAGCTGCAAGATAATGCTGAATTCGCTGAAGTGCCACAGTGCCAAAACTTGGACTCAGGATGTCATGATGTTGGATTTGGTAGCCCTACCAAGAGAGTGATACCATTGTTGCATCGGCATTGTGCACAACAACCTCAGGATTCTGTGGTTTCTCTTGATGATCAGCTTCTTGATGATGACATACAAATGGTCTGCAGACCTTCTGATCCCTGTGCTGTTGACAGATCCTTATCAGTGGAGGAAATGTCTGGATGTATTTCGTTCACTGAATCACCATCAAGCAAAGCAGGCAGATCATGGCCGAGTGGCGCCCATTCAATGGGAAAAAGAGCTCTGTCTCCTAAGAAGCTTTCTCCAAAGAAAGGAATACTCAAGAGGAGTACAAGGGGGTGTAAGGGTATCTGCATGTGCTTGGACTGCTGTTCGTTTCGTCTACATGCTGACCGAGCTTTTGAGTTCTCTAGGAAGCAGATGAAAGAAGCAGATGACATAATAGGTAACTTACTGAAGGAGGTGTCCAGTCTTAGGAGTCTGCTGGAGAAGCCTGCTGGCCAA CGGGAATCAACACAAGCTGCTTGTAGACAAGCCTCTCGGGTGGAGGAGGTGGCCAGAAACCGTTGCCATCAGATGTTCGTGGATCTAAATTCCCACTGCAGAATCCCT GGACCAAGGGTTAGATTCACCGAATATGTTGAGGAAAAGAAGGCTTCATCATCTCCACGCAGGAGCAACCGGAGGTGA